Part of the Streptomyces sp. NBC_01460 genome, GGCGCGGCGGGCACACTCCGCGCCAAGGACCGTCCGTACCGGGTGGAGATGACCTTCTTCGCGTACGGCGCGCTCGCGCTCCCGGATTCCGGTGAGCTGACGGCGACCCTTGCCGGACTTCCGCACAGCGAGGTCCTGGAGTACGTCGCGGGGCTCGGCGTGCACACCGCGGCGGACACCGCGGTGGCGCCGCGCACCGTCGGCACGGTCGAGGAGGTGCAGGCCGGGGTCGAGGGCATAGCGGCCCTGCGCGCCTCGCTGCCGTTCGGGATCGACGGCATCGTCATCAAGGCGGACCTGGCCGCGGACCAGCGTGACGCGGGGTCAGGGACGCGGGCGCCGCGCTGGGCCATCGCCTACAAGCTGCCGGCCGTGGAGAAGGTCACCCGGCTGCTGGCCGTCGAGTGGAACGTCGGCAGGACCGGGATCATCGCGCCGCGCGCCGTGCTGGAGCCCGTCGAGATCGACGGATCCACCGTCGGTTACGCCACGCTGCACAATCCGGCCGACATCACCCGCCGTGATCTGCGCCTGGGCGATCACGTCATGGTCTACAAGGCGGGTGACATCATCCCCCGCATCGAGGCCCCTGTGGCGCATCTGCGGACGGGTGAGGAGCAGCCGGTCGAATTCCCCGAGGTGTGCCCCCAGTGCGGCTCGGAGATCGACACGAGTGAGCAGCGCTGGCGCTGCACCCGGGGCCGCAACTGCCGTCTGGTCGCCTCCATCTCCTACGCGGCCGGCCGCGATCAGCTCGACATCGAGGGTCTCGGCGCCACCCGGGTCGTCCAGCTCGTCGACGCGGGCCTCGTCCAGGACTTCGCCGACCTCTTCACGCTGGAGCGGGACCAGCTGCTCTCCCTGGACCGGATGGGTGAGACGTCCACCGACAACCTGCTCGCGGCCATCGGGGCGGCCAAGGAGCAGCCGCTCTCCCGGGTCTTCTGCGCCCTCGGTGTCCGTGGCACGGGGCGCTCCATGTCCCGCAGGATCGCACGGTACTTCGCCTCGATGGACCGGATCGTTGCGGCCGACGCGGAGGCGTTGCAGCGGGTCGACGGCATCGGCACGGAGAAGGCGGCCGCCGTCGTCACGGAGCTGGCGGAGCTGGCGCCCCTGATCGCCAAGCTGGTGTCCGCCGGGGTCACCATGACGGAGCCCGGCGCGACTCCGCCGCCCGAGCCCGGTGCCGAGCCGGAGGCCGGGGAACAGGGTGAGGCCGGGCTGCCGCTCGCCGGCATGACCGTGGTGGTCACCGGGGCGATGACCGGGGCCCTGGAGAAGCTCTCGCGCAACCAGATGAACGAGCTGATCGAGCGGGCGGGAGGGAAGTCCTCCTCCTCGGTCTCCAAGCGCACGAGTCTGCTCGTCGCCGGGGAGAAGGCCGGATCCAAGCGGACCAAGGCCGAGGACCTGGGGGTCCGGATAGCCGCCCCCGAGGAGTTCGCGGAGCTGGTCGAGGCCCACCTTGCCTCGTAGGCGCGAGAGCCACCCCTGGTGATATCCCTTGGATTTGCCTAGGTGATGGTGTTTTTCGCCTCCGTGTTGCATAGTGAGGGTTCGATCATGCCTTGCTATCCATAGCGTGGGTGTGCGGTGG contains:
- the ligA gene encoding NAD-dependent DNA ligase LigA; the encoded protein is MTTNSAGALADTASYAAAVEEAKRAAAAYYTAGESSLDDDAYDRLVRGIAAYEEEHPQEVLDASPTGKVAGGAASGDVPHTVPMLSLDNVFSAEQFVTWTVSVERRIGRPVAAWSVEPKLDGLAVAARYQEGRLDRLITRGDGTAGEDVSHAIGTVLGLPERLGAPVTLEVRGEILMTNEQFEQANTVRTGHGAAPFANPRNGAAGTLRAKDRPYRVEMTFFAYGALALPDSGELTATLAGLPHSEVLEYVAGLGVHTAADTAVAPRTVGTVEEVQAGVEGIAALRASLPFGIDGIVIKADLAADQRDAGSGTRAPRWAIAYKLPAVEKVTRLLAVEWNVGRTGIIAPRAVLEPVEIDGSTVGYATLHNPADITRRDLRLGDHVMVYKAGDIIPRIEAPVAHLRTGEEQPVEFPEVCPQCGSEIDTSEQRWRCTRGRNCRLVASISYAAGRDQLDIEGLGATRVVQLVDAGLVQDFADLFTLERDQLLSLDRMGETSTDNLLAAIGAAKEQPLSRVFCALGVRGTGRSMSRRIARYFASMDRIVAADAEALQRVDGIGTEKAAAVVTELAELAPLIAKLVSAGVTMTEPGATPPPEPGAEPEAGEQGEAGLPLAGMTVVVTGAMTGALEKLSRNQMNELIERAGGKSSSSVSKRTSLLVAGEKAGSKRTKAEDLGVRIAAPEEFAELVEAHLAS